One window of Parambassis ranga chromosome 3, fParRan2.1, whole genome shotgun sequence genomic DNA carries:
- the irx6a gene encoding Iroquois homeobox protein 6a, translating into MVTKEAAMSFSQFGYPYNATSQFFVSANPSTTCCDSISRSVSDGTGSSQTAAAAAAASFCCPSYENRLLASSRTELNAALGMYSSPYAAAAAASQNYANYFPYSTDPSAIYSTLNPQYDIKDSTGTLHSGITQTAAYYPYDHSLGQYQYDRYGTVDFNGTARRKNATRETTSTLKTWLYEHRKNPYPTKGEKIMLAIITKMTLTQVSTWFANARRRLKKENKMTWSPKNKANDDRKDDLNKSDQDCVTKDSSDCKEEKDLHLSDLEDIDETDCDKLDSDCEKVAADEQDLQRAMTVSAAPQKRDCSSELHLSLTNSFHSFPCAIKNVTTLPPLPSDFLDPMVSKAPSLTGTGPGTVSLSHFEASDKPRIWSLARTAASGVILSPQQLGSELRTGSSTGDCQLQSTRLTGAHTGQCGGMRGLHESSSVTSAESPFQEGSSLHSKVYGTTSYGHKGLQLQCSSYSALPDTCQYSTIEGFCGSKAEAQSSDLSEACGTVQDDKVTAFRPVMKR; encoded by the exons ATGGTAACAAAAGAAGCAGCTATGTCTTTCTCGCAATTTGGATACCCTTACAATGCAACTTCACAG TTTTTCGTGTCGGCAAACCCCAGTACGACTTGCTGCGATTCGATTTCCAGGTCGGTCTCTGACGGGACAGGCAGCTCCCAGACCGCcgcagccgccgccgccgcctccttCTGTTGCCCGTCCTACGAGAACCGGCTCCTGGCGAGCAGCCGGACGGAGCTGAACGCAGCGCTGGGGATGTACAGCTCTCCCTACGCTGCAGCGGCCGCAGCCAGCCAGAACTACGCCAACTACTTCCCCTACAGCACCGACCCATCCGCTATCTACTCCACTCTG AATCCTCAGTATGACATTAAGGACAGCACAGGCACTTTACACTCTGGCATCACTCAGACCGCTGCATACTACCCTTACGATCACTCACTGGGACAGTATCAGTATGACAG GTATGGGACAGTAGACTTCAATGGCACAGCCAGAAGAAAGAATGCAACACGTGAAACCACCAGCACCCTGAAAACATGGTTGTATGAGCACCGTAAAAACCCCTACCCCACTAAGGGAGAGAAGATCATGCTGGCCATCATCACCAAAATGACCCTTACCCAGGTGTCCACCTGGTTCGCCAATGCCAGGAGGAGGCTAAAGAAGGAGAACAAGATGACCTGGTCACCAAAGAATAAGGCCAACGACGACAGGAAAGATGACCTTAATAAGAGCGACCAAGACTGTGTCACCAAAG ATTCGAGTGATTGCAAAGAAGAGAAGGATCTGCATCTGAGTGATCTGGAGGATATAGATGAGACCGACTGTGACAAGCTGGACAGTGACTGTGAAAAGGTGGCAGCAGATGAGCAGGATCTCCAGAGGGCCATGACAGTATCTGCTGCTCCTCAAAAAAgagactgcagctctgagctACACCTGAGTTTAACCAACAGCTTCCATTCATTCCCCTGTGCCATCAAAAATGTCACAACACTCCCTCCTCTCCCGTCCGACTTCTTGGATCCCATGGTGTCCAAAGCACCCTCCTTGACCGGCACAGGACCGGGAACAGTGTCCCTGTCTCACTTTGAAGCATCAGATAAGCCACGGATTTGGTCTCTGGCTCGTACGGCAGCTTCAGGGGTCATACTGAGCCCTCAGCAGCTCGGCTCTGAGCTGAGGACAGGCAGCTCAACTGGGGATTGTCAGCTACAGAGCACCAGACTTACTGGGGCGCATACAGGACAGTGTGGTGGCATGAGAGGCCTTCATGAATCTAGCAGTGTCACCAGTGCTGAAAGCCCCTTTCAAGAAGGCTCGTCCTTGCACTCAAAAGTCTATGGCACTACCAGCTATGGTCATAAAGGCCTCCAACTACAGTGTTCATCCTATTCTGCACTTCCAGACACGTGTCAGTACTCCACTATTGAGG GATTCTGTGGCAGTAAAGCAGAGGCACAGTCGTCTGACCTCAGTGAAGCCTGTGGGACTGTGCAGGATGACAAGGTCACTGCATTCAGACCAGTGATGAAGAGGTGA